A genomic window from Levilactobacillus yonginensis includes:
- a CDS encoding IS30 family transposase, whose amino-acid sequence MSPYNHLTLKDRECILLGVTLNDTYQGIAEKIGCSKATVSREIKRNGGRDAYSAVKAQENYQRRRLKSRRPRILADLKLRDFVLHRIVQCQWSPEQISGRLVHENSEWQISYNTIYRGIKLDNLGIKRKSHGARGFARKLRHRGKTRKVKGTVNERRGRFNEVLSVHERPVSCNKRSWFGHWEGDTVRGKTGRSALVTLVDRKSRYLLSQRVSKVNAKNVTQAMIDLLHTVTPKRVRTLTPDRGTEFAGYREVSQELGIPVYFPDPHAPQQRGTNENTNGLIREYFPKGTDLDQLTDQDIYQFVEVLNNRPRKILGWKSPSEVFFGTKLHLI is encoded by the coding sequence CTTTAAACGATACTTATCAAGGTATTGCGGAGAAAATTGGCTGTTCAAAAGCCACCGTATCACGCGAAATTAAGCGCAACGGTGGCCGTGATGCATATTCAGCTGTCAAAGCACAAGAGAACTATCAGAGACGGCGACTGAAAAGCCGACGTCCTAGGATCTTAGCTGACTTGAAACTACGAGATTTTGTCCTTCACCGCATCGTTCAATGCCAATGGTCTCCGGAACAAATCTCAGGCCGTTTAGTTCACGAAAATAGCGAATGGCAAATCAGTTACAATACTATTTATCGCGGAATTAAACTCGATAATTTAGGGATTAAACGCAAGAGTCACGGTGCTCGTGGTTTTGCCCGAAAGTTGCGCCACCGTGGCAAAACCCGTAAGGTCAAAGGAACGGTTAACGAACGACGTGGTCGGTTTAACGAAGTTCTTTCAGTTCATGAACGACCAGTTTCGTGTAATAAACGGAGCTGGTTCGGCCATTGGGAAGGCGACACCGTTCGGGGTAAAACTGGGCGTTCAGCTTTGGTTACATTGGTGGACCGTAAATCACGGTACTTATTGTCTCAACGAGTTTCCAAAGTAAACGCCAAGAACGTCACGCAAGCTATGATTGACCTACTGCATACTGTGACGCCCAAACGAGTTCGTACGCTTACGCCGGATCGTGGAACTGAATTCGCAGGATACCGCGAAGTTAGTCAAGAACTTGGTATTCCAGTCTATTTCCCAGATCCACATGCGCCCCAGCAACGGGGAACCAATGAGAATACCAATGGCCTTATTCGTGAGTACTTCCCCAAGGGAACCGATTTAGATCAGCTCACTGACCAAGATATTTATCAGTTCGTTGAAGTGCTAAATAACCGACCGCGCAAGATTTTAGGCTGGAAGAGTCCATCTGAAGTTTTCTTTGGGACAAAGTTACACTTGATTTGA